Within Candidatus Neomarinimicrobiota bacterium, the genomic segment AAGAAATCGAGCAAAGTCTTTATCAGAGGAACGTTCAAAGCCTTCGGCAATGTTATTCATAATCGAAACAGCTGCTGTCTGGATCTGATCTCGAAAGCCCCAATCTTTAGCTACATTTGCACTTTTACCTACACATGTATAGACCTCCCGAACTAACACTCTAGCCTCTTGCCAGATTCGTAGATCTTCGAAATTAGAGACTTTTGACATTCAGACTTTCGACTACAAGTTTTCAATATCAGCAATCTTCAGGCCTTGGCGGCGCTCCAGCGTTTGGACAAACTGAGAGGCTTCCATCAGGGAGTCAAAAGTGCCTGTGTCCAGCCAGGCAAAACCACGTTGCATGATCTGAACCTGCAGGTCCCCGGCTTCCAGATAATGTTGATTGACTGATGTGATCTCCAGTTCACCTCGGGCTGATGGCTTTATATTTTTTGCCACGTCAACCACTGAATTGGGGTAAAAATAGAGACCAACCACAGCATAATTACTTTTAGGGTCTGCCGGTTTTTCTTCGATGGATAAAGCTTTTCCAGATTCTTCAAATTCTACCACACCATAACGTTGAGGGTCTTCAACATGATAGGCAAAAACCACTGCATCACCCTCGTCAGCTACGATCCGGGTGCTTTCCTTGAGCATATCGATGAGACCATGGCCAAAGAAGATATTGTCTCCCAGGATCAGACAGACATCATCGTCGTCGATAAATTCTTCACCTAAAATAAAGGCTTGAGCTAATCCGTCAGGACTTGGCTGCACTACATATGAAAATGTCGCGTTAAAACGACTGCCATCGCCTAGAAGCTGTTCAAATCGTGGGAGATCTTCAGGTGTTGAGATGATCAATATCTCATGAATCCCAGCCAACAGTAGCGTTGATAAGGGAT encodes:
- a CDS encoding four helix bundle protein, which encodes MSKVSNFEDLRIWQEARVLVREVYTCVGKSANVAKDWGFRDQIQTAAVSIMNNIAEGFERSSDKDFARFLDIAKVSCGEVRSMLYLAEDLEYIASTDSAKLREKAVNISKGIAALTKHLRH
- a CDS encoding sugar phosphate nucleotidyltransferase — protein: PLSTLLLAGIHEILIISTPEDLPRFEQLLGDGSRFNATFSYVVQPSPDGLAQAFILGEEFIDDDDVCLILGDNIFFGHGLIDMLKESTRIVADEGDAVVFAYHVEDPQRYGVVEFEESGKALSIEEKPADPKSNYAVVGLYFYPNSVVDVAKNIKPSARGELEITSVNQHYLEAGDLQVQIMQRGFAWLDTGTFDSLMEASQFVQTLERRQGLKIADIENL